A single window of Mangifera indica cultivar Alphonso chromosome 18, CATAS_Mindica_2.1, whole genome shotgun sequence DNA harbors:
- the LOC123201555 gene encoding uncharacterized protein LOC123201555 isoform X1, with amino-acid sequence MFAKRFLQKAIHHAQHILPQHGSLTSADLDLHIAIHYGIPSTASILAFDHIQRLLAIATLDGRIKLIGGDNIEGLLVSPNQFPYKYLEFLQNQGFLVGITNDNEIQVWNLESRSIASCLQWESNITAFSVISGSHFMYIGDEYGLVSVLKYDADGGRLIQLPYEISSNSLSELAGFPLPNHHPVVGVLPQPSSSGNRVLIAYENGLMILWDVFEAKILFVGGGKALQLKDGVVDSLSEVDSNLPDGIHEHHLQEKEISALCWASSNGSILAVGYIDGDILFWNTSCFGSTKGQQTGSSNNVIKLELSSAERRLPIIVLHWSFDNESRTKSNGRLFVYGGDEIGSEEVLTVLSLEWSSGMEALTCVGRMDLTLSGSFADMILLPTLGAKGGSHKAELFVLTSPGQLHLYDDAGLSTALSHQEKKPSVSAVEYPGVIPTVDPIMTAAKFIALMTGDNSSKVASFMKFCSSPILADQAKWPLTGGVTSQSSVTKDHNVDKVYVAGYQDGTVRIWDATCSVLKLMFILEGEVQGIEVAGSSAPVSNLNFCFHNSSLVVGNECGLIRLYNLNGSSDDTSFHFVSKTKHEVCMLPKGRGPHCGAVFSFVNSPVRALQFTNSGAKLAVGFECGHVAVVDMSFLSLMFITDCTSGYSSLPIVSMIWTEYGNKYSLVKTPNHSETKVPVNPEDEVIFILFKDSKLRIIDGATGNIICSQPWHLKKEATAISMYIIEEPTVSGFNTEKQPVQSGKSNSTENDLVPDATSIETNSHETELLSSLGIECSGEILSDGLVLLCCEDSLHLYSKKSMIQGNNKSVHKVKYAKPCCWSTTFNKDGELCGLLSLFQTGVVEIRSLPDLELVKETSLMSILRWSFKANMDKTITADNGQIALVNGSEVAFIHLLDAENNVRFLESLPCLHDKVLEAAADAAFTVSSNQKKKQQGNAPGILNSIVKGFKVGKDIHTVDISTAPKSSFTHLEGLFLKLPFPDSSPAVTNDEKVVELDIDDIEIDETPSLEATSSHEVAPMRKDKGTDRERLLDGPDHAKPKLRTYEEIIAKYRKPEDASSAAAHARNKLVERQEKLERISRRTAELQSGAEDFASLANELVKTMENRKWWQI; translated from the exons ATGTTTGCAAAACGATTCTTGCAGAAAGCCATACACCATGCTCag CACATTTTACCGCAACATGGCAGTTTAACATCGGCAGATTTAGATTTACACATAGCCATCCACTATGGCATCCCATCAACGGCTTCGATTCTTGCTTTTGATCATATTCAACGGCTGTTAGCCATAGCTACGTT GGATGGGAGGATTAAACTTATTGGTGGTGATAATATTGAAGGACTTCTCGTATCTCCAAATCAATTTCCTTACAAATATTTAGAG TTTCTACAAAACCAGGGCTTTTTAGTCGGTATCacaaatgataatgaaattcag GTTTGGAATCTAGAGAGTAGGTCCATAGCAAGTTGTTTACAATGGGAATCCAATATTACTGCTTTCTCTGTAATCAGTGGTTCACACTTCAT GTATATTGGAGATGAATATGGTTTGGTGTCTGTGTTGAAGTATGATGCTGATGGGGGAAGACTTATTCAGTTgccatatgagatatcttccaATTCACTGAGTG AATTAGCTGGTTTTCCACTTCCTAATCACCACCCTGTTGTAGGAGTTCTGCCCCAACCGTCTTCTTCCGGAAATAG AGTCCTAATTGCATACGAGAACGGATTAATGATTCTTTGGGATGTTTTTGAAgctaaaattctttttgttGGAGGTGGTAAGGCACTCCAATTGAAGGATGGAGTTGTTGATTCTCTGAGTGAAGTAGATTCTAATCTTCCAGATGGTATACATGAGCATCatttacaagaaaaagaaataagtgcTCTTTGTTGGGCATCATCAAATGGGTCCATTCTTGCAGTTGGGTACATAGATGGAGATATCTTGTTTTGGAATACATCATGTTTTGGCTCTACTAAAGGTCAACAAACAGGATCAAGCAACAATGTTATAAAGCTAGAATTATCTTCTGCTGAAAGGAGACTCCCTATTATTGTCTTACACTGGTCCTTTGACAATGAATCCCGCACTAAAAGTAATGGTCGGCTGTTTGTCTATGGTGGTGATGAGATAGGATCTGAAGAAGTTCTTACG GTTTTGAGTCTTGAATGGTCATCTGGGATGGAGGCTTTAACATGTGTTGGCCGCATGGACCTTACACTCAGTGGCTCTTTTGCAGACATGATTTTGTTACCAACTCTTGGGGCAAAAGGGGGTAGTCACAAAGCTGAACTTTTTGTATTGACAAGTCCTGGGCAACTGCATCTTTATGATGATGCTGGCTTGTCTACCGCACTGTCTCATCAAGAGAAGAAACCATCTGTCTCTGCAGTTGAATATCCTGGGGTGATACCAACAGTTGATCCAATAATGACTGCAGCAAAGTTTATTGCATTAATGACGGGTGACAACTCATCAAAAG TAGCctcttttatgaaattttgctCATCACCTATCCTAGCTGATCAAGCTAAGTGGCCTTTGACTGGAGGTGTAACCAGTCAATCGTCTGTCACCAAAGATCACAATGTTGATAAGGTATATGTGGCTGGTTATCAAGATGGAACTGTTCGGATATGGGATGCCACATGCTCTGTCCTGAAACTTATGTTTATTCTAGAGGGAGAG GTGCAAGGTATAGAAGTGGCTGGCTCTAGTGCACCagtatcaaatttgaatttctgtTTCCATAATTCAAGTTTGGTTGTTGGCAATGAATGCGGTCTG ATTCGTCTGTATAACCTCAATGGCAGCTCAGATGACACGAGTTTTCACTTTGTCTCAAAAACTAAACATGAAG TCTGCATGTTGCCCAAGGGGAGAGGACCTCACTGTGGAgctgttttttcttttgtcaattCCCCTGTTCGAGCCCTGCAGTTTACAAATAGCGGAGCTAAACTTGCTGTGGGATTTGAATGTGGTCAT GTTGCAGTGGTTGACATGAGTTTCTTATCTTTAATGTTCATCACTGACTGCACTTCTGGCTATAGCTCTCTTCCCATTGTTTCAATGATTTGGACAGAATATGGAAATAAATACAGCCTTGTAAAAACCCCAAATCATTCAGAAACAAAAGTTCCAGTCAATCCTGAAGATGAAGTAATCTTCATCTTATTCAAGGATTCAAAGCTTCGAATTATTGACGGTGCTACCGGGAACATAATATGTTCCCAACCATGGCACTTGAAGAAAGAAGCAACTGCAATTTCCATGTACATTATTG aGGAACCTACAGTGTCTGGCTTTAACACTGAAAAGCAACCTGTGCAGTCTGGCAAGAGTAACAGCACTGAAAATGATCTAGTGCCTGATGCTACTTCAATTGAAACTAATTCACATGAGACAGAGCTTCTCTCTTCTTTAGGAATTGAATGTTCAGGAGAAATATTATCAGATGGACTAGTGTTGCTTTGTTGTGAAGATTCACTGCACTTGTACTCCAAAAAATCCATGATTCAG GGAAACAATAAAAGTGTTCATAAAGTGAAGTACGCAAAACCTTGCTGTTGGAGCACAACCTTTAACAAAGATGGGGAATTGTGTGGACTGCTGTCACTGTTTCAGACTGGAGTAGTTGAAATTAG ATCTTTACCTGATTTAGAATTGGTGAAGGAGACTTCCTTAATGTCAATTTTGAGATGGAGTTTCAAGGCAAACATGGATAAGACAATTACTGCGGATAATGGACAGATAGCTCTG GTAAATGGATCTGAAGTGGCTTTCATCCATCTATTAGATGCTGAAAATAATGTCAG GTTTCTGGAGTCTTTGCCTTGTCTTCATGATAAAGTTCTTGAAGCTGCTGCAGATGCAGCCTTTACTGTCTCTTCAAATCAGAAGAAAAAACAG CAGGGCAATGCACCAGGGATTCTTAACAGTATTGTCAAAGGCTTTAAGGTGGGGAAGGATATCCATACTGTGGATATTAGTACAGCTCCTAAGTCCAGTTTTACTCATTTAGAAGGACTATTTTTGAAGCTCCCGTTCCCAGACTCATCTCCTGCTGTAACAAATGATGAGAAAGTAGTGGAGCTAGATATAG ATGATATTGAAATAGATGAAACACCGTCTCTGGAAGCCACTTCATCTCATGAAGTAGCTCCCATGAGGAAAG ATAAGGGAACAGATAGGGAAAGATTATTAGATGGACCTGATCATGCAAAACCTAAACTGAGGACATATGAAGAAATTATTGCTAAATATAGAAAACCAGAG GATGCCTCTTCTGCTGCTGCACATGCAAGAAACAAACTTGTAGAGAGGCAAGAGAAATTGGAG AGGATTAGCAGACGAACTGCAGAGTTGCAAAGTGGGGCAGAAGATTTTGCGTCATTAGCAAATGAGCTTGTTAAGACAATGGAAAATCGAAAATGGTGGCAAATATGA
- the LOC123201555 gene encoding uncharacterized protein LOC123201555 isoform X2, which yields MFAKRFLQKAIHHAQHILPQHGSLTSADLDLHIAIHYGIPSTASILAFDHIQRLLAIATLDGRIKLIGGDNIEGLLVSPNQFPYKYLEFLQNQGFLVGITNDNEIQVWNLESRSIASCLQWESNITAFSVISGSHFMYIGDEYGLVSVLKYDADGGRLIQLPYEISSNSLSELAGFPLPNHHPVVGVLPQPSSSGNRVLIAYENGLMILWDVFEAKILFVGGGKALQLKDGVVDSLSEVDSNLPDGIHEHHLQEKEISALCWASSNGSILAVGYIDGDILFWNTSCFGSTKGQQTGSSNNVIKLELSSAERRLPIIVLHWSFDNESRTKSNGRLFVYGGDEIGSEEVLTVLSLEWSSGMEALTCVGRMDLTLSGSFADMILLPTLGAKGGSHKAELFVLTSPGQLHLYDDAGLSTALSHQEKKPSVSAVEYPGVIPTVDPIMTAAKFIALMTGDNSSKVASFMKFCSSPILADQAKWPLTGGVTSQSSVTKDHNVDKVYVAGYQDGTVRIWDATCSVLKLMFILEGEVQGIEVAGSSAPVSNLNFCFHNSSLVVGNECGLIRLYNLNGSSDDTSFHFVSKTKHEVCMLPKGRGPHCGAVFSFVNSPVRALQFTNSGAKLAVGFECGHVAVVDMSFLSLMFITDCTSGYSSLPIVSMIWTEYGNKYSLVKTPNHSETKVPVNPEDEVIFILFKDSKLRIIDGATGNIICSQPWHLKKEATAISMYIIEEPTVSGFNTEKQPVQSGKSNSTENDLVPDATSIETNSHETELLSSLGIECSGEILSDGLVLLCCEDSLHLYSKKSMIQGNNKSVHKVKYAKPCCWSTTFNKDGELCGLLSLFQTGVVEIRSLPDLELVKETSLMSILRWSFKANMDKTITADNGQIALVNGSEVAFIHLLDAENNVRFLESLPCLHDKVLEAAADAAFTVSSNQKKKQGNAPGILNSIVKGFKVGKDIHTVDISTAPKSSFTHLEGLFLKLPFPDSSPAVTNDEKVVELDIDDIEIDETPSLEATSSHEVAPMRKDKGTDRERLLDGPDHAKPKLRTYEEIIAKYRKPEDASSAAAHARNKLVERQEKLERISRRTAELQSGAEDFASLANELVKTMENRKWWQI from the exons ATGTTTGCAAAACGATTCTTGCAGAAAGCCATACACCATGCTCag CACATTTTACCGCAACATGGCAGTTTAACATCGGCAGATTTAGATTTACACATAGCCATCCACTATGGCATCCCATCAACGGCTTCGATTCTTGCTTTTGATCATATTCAACGGCTGTTAGCCATAGCTACGTT GGATGGGAGGATTAAACTTATTGGTGGTGATAATATTGAAGGACTTCTCGTATCTCCAAATCAATTTCCTTACAAATATTTAGAG TTTCTACAAAACCAGGGCTTTTTAGTCGGTATCacaaatgataatgaaattcag GTTTGGAATCTAGAGAGTAGGTCCATAGCAAGTTGTTTACAATGGGAATCCAATATTACTGCTTTCTCTGTAATCAGTGGTTCACACTTCAT GTATATTGGAGATGAATATGGTTTGGTGTCTGTGTTGAAGTATGATGCTGATGGGGGAAGACTTATTCAGTTgccatatgagatatcttccaATTCACTGAGTG AATTAGCTGGTTTTCCACTTCCTAATCACCACCCTGTTGTAGGAGTTCTGCCCCAACCGTCTTCTTCCGGAAATAG AGTCCTAATTGCATACGAGAACGGATTAATGATTCTTTGGGATGTTTTTGAAgctaaaattctttttgttGGAGGTGGTAAGGCACTCCAATTGAAGGATGGAGTTGTTGATTCTCTGAGTGAAGTAGATTCTAATCTTCCAGATGGTATACATGAGCATCatttacaagaaaaagaaataagtgcTCTTTGTTGGGCATCATCAAATGGGTCCATTCTTGCAGTTGGGTACATAGATGGAGATATCTTGTTTTGGAATACATCATGTTTTGGCTCTACTAAAGGTCAACAAACAGGATCAAGCAACAATGTTATAAAGCTAGAATTATCTTCTGCTGAAAGGAGACTCCCTATTATTGTCTTACACTGGTCCTTTGACAATGAATCCCGCACTAAAAGTAATGGTCGGCTGTTTGTCTATGGTGGTGATGAGATAGGATCTGAAGAAGTTCTTACG GTTTTGAGTCTTGAATGGTCATCTGGGATGGAGGCTTTAACATGTGTTGGCCGCATGGACCTTACACTCAGTGGCTCTTTTGCAGACATGATTTTGTTACCAACTCTTGGGGCAAAAGGGGGTAGTCACAAAGCTGAACTTTTTGTATTGACAAGTCCTGGGCAACTGCATCTTTATGATGATGCTGGCTTGTCTACCGCACTGTCTCATCAAGAGAAGAAACCATCTGTCTCTGCAGTTGAATATCCTGGGGTGATACCAACAGTTGATCCAATAATGACTGCAGCAAAGTTTATTGCATTAATGACGGGTGACAACTCATCAAAAG TAGCctcttttatgaaattttgctCATCACCTATCCTAGCTGATCAAGCTAAGTGGCCTTTGACTGGAGGTGTAACCAGTCAATCGTCTGTCACCAAAGATCACAATGTTGATAAGGTATATGTGGCTGGTTATCAAGATGGAACTGTTCGGATATGGGATGCCACATGCTCTGTCCTGAAACTTATGTTTATTCTAGAGGGAGAG GTGCAAGGTATAGAAGTGGCTGGCTCTAGTGCACCagtatcaaatttgaatttctgtTTCCATAATTCAAGTTTGGTTGTTGGCAATGAATGCGGTCTG ATTCGTCTGTATAACCTCAATGGCAGCTCAGATGACACGAGTTTTCACTTTGTCTCAAAAACTAAACATGAAG TCTGCATGTTGCCCAAGGGGAGAGGACCTCACTGTGGAgctgttttttcttttgtcaattCCCCTGTTCGAGCCCTGCAGTTTACAAATAGCGGAGCTAAACTTGCTGTGGGATTTGAATGTGGTCAT GTTGCAGTGGTTGACATGAGTTTCTTATCTTTAATGTTCATCACTGACTGCACTTCTGGCTATAGCTCTCTTCCCATTGTTTCAATGATTTGGACAGAATATGGAAATAAATACAGCCTTGTAAAAACCCCAAATCATTCAGAAACAAAAGTTCCAGTCAATCCTGAAGATGAAGTAATCTTCATCTTATTCAAGGATTCAAAGCTTCGAATTATTGACGGTGCTACCGGGAACATAATATGTTCCCAACCATGGCACTTGAAGAAAGAAGCAACTGCAATTTCCATGTACATTATTG aGGAACCTACAGTGTCTGGCTTTAACACTGAAAAGCAACCTGTGCAGTCTGGCAAGAGTAACAGCACTGAAAATGATCTAGTGCCTGATGCTACTTCAATTGAAACTAATTCACATGAGACAGAGCTTCTCTCTTCTTTAGGAATTGAATGTTCAGGAGAAATATTATCAGATGGACTAGTGTTGCTTTGTTGTGAAGATTCACTGCACTTGTACTCCAAAAAATCCATGATTCAG GGAAACAATAAAAGTGTTCATAAAGTGAAGTACGCAAAACCTTGCTGTTGGAGCACAACCTTTAACAAAGATGGGGAATTGTGTGGACTGCTGTCACTGTTTCAGACTGGAGTAGTTGAAATTAG ATCTTTACCTGATTTAGAATTGGTGAAGGAGACTTCCTTAATGTCAATTTTGAGATGGAGTTTCAAGGCAAACATGGATAAGACAATTACTGCGGATAATGGACAGATAGCTCTG GTAAATGGATCTGAAGTGGCTTTCATCCATCTATTAGATGCTGAAAATAATGTCAG GTTTCTGGAGTCTTTGCCTTGTCTTCATGATAAAGTTCTTGAAGCTGCTGCAGATGCAGCCTTTACTGTCTCTTCAAATCAGAAGAAAAAACAG GGCAATGCACCAGGGATTCTTAACAGTATTGTCAAAGGCTTTAAGGTGGGGAAGGATATCCATACTGTGGATATTAGTACAGCTCCTAAGTCCAGTTTTACTCATTTAGAAGGACTATTTTTGAAGCTCCCGTTCCCAGACTCATCTCCTGCTGTAACAAATGATGAGAAAGTAGTGGAGCTAGATATAG ATGATATTGAAATAGATGAAACACCGTCTCTGGAAGCCACTTCATCTCATGAAGTAGCTCCCATGAGGAAAG ATAAGGGAACAGATAGGGAAAGATTATTAGATGGACCTGATCATGCAAAACCTAAACTGAGGACATATGAAGAAATTATTGCTAAATATAGAAAACCAGAG GATGCCTCTTCTGCTGCTGCACATGCAAGAAACAAACTTGTAGAGAGGCAAGAGAAATTGGAG AGGATTAGCAGACGAACTGCAGAGTTGCAAAGTGGGGCAGAAGATTTTGCGTCATTAGCAAATGAGCTTGTTAAGACAATGGAAAATCGAAAATGGTGGCAAATATGA
- the LOC123201555 gene encoding uncharacterized protein LOC123201555 isoform X3 translates to MFAKRFLQKAIHHAQHILPQHGSLTSADLDLHIAIHYGIPSTASILAFDHIQRLLAIATLDGRIKLIGGDNIEGLLVSPNQFPYKYLEFLQNQGFLVGITNDNEIQVWNLESRSIASCLQWESNITAFSVISGSHFMYIGDEYGLVSVLKYDADGGRLIQLPYEISSNSLSELAGFPLPNHHPVVGVLPQPSSSGNRVLIAYENGLMILWDVFEAKILFVGGGKALQLKDGVVDSLSEVDSNLPDGIHEHHLQEKEISALCWASSNGSILAVGYIDGDILFWNTSCFGSTKGQQTGSSNNVIKLELSSAERRLPIIVLHWSFDNESRTKSNGRLFVYGGDEIGSEEVLTVLSLEWSSGMEALTCVGRMDLTLSGSFADMILLPTLGAKGGSHKAELFVLTSPGQLHLYDDAGLSTALSHQEKKPSVSAVEYPGVIPTVDPIMTAAKFIALMTGDNSSKASFMKFCSSPILADQAKWPLTGGVTSQSSVTKDHNVDKVYVAGYQDGTVRIWDATCSVLKLMFILEGEVQGIEVAGSSAPVSNLNFCFHNSSLVVGNECGLIRLYNLNGSSDDTSFHFVSKTKHEVCMLPKGRGPHCGAVFSFVNSPVRALQFTNSGAKLAVGFECGHVAVVDMSFLSLMFITDCTSGYSSLPIVSMIWTEYGNKYSLVKTPNHSETKVPVNPEDEVIFILFKDSKLRIIDGATGNIICSQPWHLKKEATAISMYIIEEPTVSGFNTEKQPVQSGKSNSTENDLVPDATSIETNSHETELLSSLGIECSGEILSDGLVLLCCEDSLHLYSKKSMIQGNNKSVHKVKYAKPCCWSTTFNKDGELCGLLSLFQTGVVEIRSLPDLELVKETSLMSILRWSFKANMDKTITADNGQIALVNGSEVAFIHLLDAENNVRFLESLPCLHDKVLEAAADAAFTVSSNQKKKQQGNAPGILNSIVKGFKVGKDIHTVDISTAPKSSFTHLEGLFLKLPFPDSSPAVTNDEKVVELDIDDIEIDETPSLEATSSHEVAPMRKDKGTDRERLLDGPDHAKPKLRTYEEIIAKYRKPEDASSAAAHARNKLVERQEKLERISRRTAELQSGAEDFASLANELVKTMENRKWWQI, encoded by the exons ATGTTTGCAAAACGATTCTTGCAGAAAGCCATACACCATGCTCag CACATTTTACCGCAACATGGCAGTTTAACATCGGCAGATTTAGATTTACACATAGCCATCCACTATGGCATCCCATCAACGGCTTCGATTCTTGCTTTTGATCATATTCAACGGCTGTTAGCCATAGCTACGTT GGATGGGAGGATTAAACTTATTGGTGGTGATAATATTGAAGGACTTCTCGTATCTCCAAATCAATTTCCTTACAAATATTTAGAG TTTCTACAAAACCAGGGCTTTTTAGTCGGTATCacaaatgataatgaaattcag GTTTGGAATCTAGAGAGTAGGTCCATAGCAAGTTGTTTACAATGGGAATCCAATATTACTGCTTTCTCTGTAATCAGTGGTTCACACTTCAT GTATATTGGAGATGAATATGGTTTGGTGTCTGTGTTGAAGTATGATGCTGATGGGGGAAGACTTATTCAGTTgccatatgagatatcttccaATTCACTGAGTG AATTAGCTGGTTTTCCACTTCCTAATCACCACCCTGTTGTAGGAGTTCTGCCCCAACCGTCTTCTTCCGGAAATAG AGTCCTAATTGCATACGAGAACGGATTAATGATTCTTTGGGATGTTTTTGAAgctaaaattctttttgttGGAGGTGGTAAGGCACTCCAATTGAAGGATGGAGTTGTTGATTCTCTGAGTGAAGTAGATTCTAATCTTCCAGATGGTATACATGAGCATCatttacaagaaaaagaaataagtgcTCTTTGTTGGGCATCATCAAATGGGTCCATTCTTGCAGTTGGGTACATAGATGGAGATATCTTGTTTTGGAATACATCATGTTTTGGCTCTACTAAAGGTCAACAAACAGGATCAAGCAACAATGTTATAAAGCTAGAATTATCTTCTGCTGAAAGGAGACTCCCTATTATTGTCTTACACTGGTCCTTTGACAATGAATCCCGCACTAAAAGTAATGGTCGGCTGTTTGTCTATGGTGGTGATGAGATAGGATCTGAAGAAGTTCTTACG GTTTTGAGTCTTGAATGGTCATCTGGGATGGAGGCTTTAACATGTGTTGGCCGCATGGACCTTACACTCAGTGGCTCTTTTGCAGACATGATTTTGTTACCAACTCTTGGGGCAAAAGGGGGTAGTCACAAAGCTGAACTTTTTGTATTGACAAGTCCTGGGCAACTGCATCTTTATGATGATGCTGGCTTGTCTACCGCACTGTCTCATCAAGAGAAGAAACCATCTGTCTCTGCAGTTGAATATCCTGGGGTGATACCAACAGTTGATCCAATAATGACTGCAGCAAAGTTTATTGCATTAATGACGGGTGACAACTCATCAAAAG CctcttttatgaaattttgctCATCACCTATCCTAGCTGATCAAGCTAAGTGGCCTTTGACTGGAGGTGTAACCAGTCAATCGTCTGTCACCAAAGATCACAATGTTGATAAGGTATATGTGGCTGGTTATCAAGATGGAACTGTTCGGATATGGGATGCCACATGCTCTGTCCTGAAACTTATGTTTATTCTAGAGGGAGAG GTGCAAGGTATAGAAGTGGCTGGCTCTAGTGCACCagtatcaaatttgaatttctgtTTCCATAATTCAAGTTTGGTTGTTGGCAATGAATGCGGTCTG ATTCGTCTGTATAACCTCAATGGCAGCTCAGATGACACGAGTTTTCACTTTGTCTCAAAAACTAAACATGAAG TCTGCATGTTGCCCAAGGGGAGAGGACCTCACTGTGGAgctgttttttcttttgtcaattCCCCTGTTCGAGCCCTGCAGTTTACAAATAGCGGAGCTAAACTTGCTGTGGGATTTGAATGTGGTCAT GTTGCAGTGGTTGACATGAGTTTCTTATCTTTAATGTTCATCACTGACTGCACTTCTGGCTATAGCTCTCTTCCCATTGTTTCAATGATTTGGACAGAATATGGAAATAAATACAGCCTTGTAAAAACCCCAAATCATTCAGAAACAAAAGTTCCAGTCAATCCTGAAGATGAAGTAATCTTCATCTTATTCAAGGATTCAAAGCTTCGAATTATTGACGGTGCTACCGGGAACATAATATGTTCCCAACCATGGCACTTGAAGAAAGAAGCAACTGCAATTTCCATGTACATTATTG aGGAACCTACAGTGTCTGGCTTTAACACTGAAAAGCAACCTGTGCAGTCTGGCAAGAGTAACAGCACTGAAAATGATCTAGTGCCTGATGCTACTTCAATTGAAACTAATTCACATGAGACAGAGCTTCTCTCTTCTTTAGGAATTGAATGTTCAGGAGAAATATTATCAGATGGACTAGTGTTGCTTTGTTGTGAAGATTCACTGCACTTGTACTCCAAAAAATCCATGATTCAG GGAAACAATAAAAGTGTTCATAAAGTGAAGTACGCAAAACCTTGCTGTTGGAGCACAACCTTTAACAAAGATGGGGAATTGTGTGGACTGCTGTCACTGTTTCAGACTGGAGTAGTTGAAATTAG ATCTTTACCTGATTTAGAATTGGTGAAGGAGACTTCCTTAATGTCAATTTTGAGATGGAGTTTCAAGGCAAACATGGATAAGACAATTACTGCGGATAATGGACAGATAGCTCTG GTAAATGGATCTGAAGTGGCTTTCATCCATCTATTAGATGCTGAAAATAATGTCAG GTTTCTGGAGTCTTTGCCTTGTCTTCATGATAAAGTTCTTGAAGCTGCTGCAGATGCAGCCTTTACTGTCTCTTCAAATCAGAAGAAAAAACAG CAGGGCAATGCACCAGGGATTCTTAACAGTATTGTCAAAGGCTTTAAGGTGGGGAAGGATATCCATACTGTGGATATTAGTACAGCTCCTAAGTCCAGTTTTACTCATTTAGAAGGACTATTTTTGAAGCTCCCGTTCCCAGACTCATCTCCTGCTGTAACAAATGATGAGAAAGTAGTGGAGCTAGATATAG ATGATATTGAAATAGATGAAACACCGTCTCTGGAAGCCACTTCATCTCATGAAGTAGCTCCCATGAGGAAAG ATAAGGGAACAGATAGGGAAAGATTATTAGATGGACCTGATCATGCAAAACCTAAACTGAGGACATATGAAGAAATTATTGCTAAATATAGAAAACCAGAG GATGCCTCTTCTGCTGCTGCACATGCAAGAAACAAACTTGTAGAGAGGCAAGAGAAATTGGAG AGGATTAGCAGACGAACTGCAGAGTTGCAAAGTGGGGCAGAAGATTTTGCGTCATTAGCAAATGAGCTTGTTAAGACAATGGAAAATCGAAAATGGTGGCAAATATGA